The genomic region GCAATGAAAAATAGCATTTGTCATCACGTAACTTAGGACATTTCCTCTCCGTTACATTGATTATggaattcttatttttggtcccataaataACTTTAGAAAAGTAGCACTTTTGGTTCCGTAATATCTTCTCGTTAGATTGTTAAGTATATGgaactaaaaaaatactatttcttAAAagttatgaaactaaaagtgTAAAGGCTGTAACTGTCACGTGCTCATTAAAAAATCTAACGTAGTAGTGcaataggactaaaaatattactttttaaaaattacggagttaaaaatgagaatatcataattaatgggatcaaaagtaaaaaggCTCTTACTTtcttcaaacttattttaaaaatctaaacaaattagtttaattttcttcaaattaattatagattgactattaataatacattataaactatataatcttattttatttaattatttattttcaaaataagatcTAAACTTTATaagttcaatttcttttataagatgtaataacttataaaattttataaataagtttggTCAAATATCCACAAACTAAGATGAAGTCAAAACTTAAGAGGAACTTCTCTTTTGTTATGGACTATGGCCATTACTATGGAGGAAATTTTGActgaatgaagaaaaataattatagaaaggcacaattaaattgaattttttattttatttatgcatgatttgtttaatttttttaatataaaataaacaggataaatgttttatatataatatatgtatattaaataaaataatagattcaataaaatttaaaataaaattttcaattaattgacTATTCATCTACAACATACTAATTAAATGCAACATGCTATTTTTACTAGGTAGACAAATGCAAATTCAGAATCATCACATTTAAATAGTGACTCTCACTACACTAATTACTTGACTTTCATCTACGCGCTAAATACTCACAATAACAACAATACGTATGAgggataaaaattgaaattttataactaaaagaTCATGAGTTTAAATTGTACGAATGGTAGGTTTGAGTGTCAACTCACGTTCATTATCGATAtttgctctattttttaaGAGTCATATAAAAGGCAAGGGAACTACTCGAAAAGAGTTGTGCAAAAGGCACTAATTGAGTTGAAAacagttttaatatatttgtgtactttggcgtatccatcttaaatgtaattttttgactTACATGCCTTTCTTCTTTCGTTTCTTATATGATGACATTGAGGTTTGAGAATGACCATGTTAGTTAGAACAAACCACCTGATTAACTCGCTAAAATCAATTTCCAtgagaaaaattatgttaactAGAGGAGGCCACTTGATTTGCTAGAAGTTATTCTTCCACCATGTATTTTTCCTAGCGAAAAGAGTCTTGAAAGATCAAGAGGACTATTATGATTGTGAATTTTCATGCCCATTGTTACAATGTATTAAGAATTTTCAGCAATGCATTGTGATTGTGAATTTTGGAAATTAAAGAGGACTAACAAGCAATAAGCAAGTTCTTGgaggactaaaaatgaaaattatcaaaaggaATCTGATGATGTTTGTTCAGCTGTGGGGTGACCCCACCTTACCTTATTGCATTGTGCAAAGCAGCCACCACTTCTGTCTGTTTTTTGTGCTCTTCTGATGTTAACATCAATGGCGGCCCCTATTTGCACTAaccatatatactttttttattcattagtcattaaacaaaaatatcccTGTTTGCAAACAAAGGCATAAATTTACTCAATCatcacccccccccccaacccaaAGAAAAGGGCTCTTGAGAAAAGTTAGGATTATTGTAATGTATACCATGTAGATTATTCTGTACCACATGTGAGTGGTGGTTTTAGCCCCTgattcttgtttattttttttaatttctgtgtTTTGTCAATTATCTCTCAAAAGTTTCCATCTTTAGTTGTTCAGGGTTGATCTTGCAGGTAGAATCTACAGGGGATTTCCTTTGGCTTGCAGCTCCTGGTTTGTTCTGGATGAGAGATTTGAGCTCAAATCTTagtgaaagtttgtttcttgaaGGGGGTTGGAGTGAGattatccaattaaaaatTGTGGGTTGTGTGGATTTTGTTGATAGATGGATTCTTTTGAGGTTGGCTGTGTGGATTGAGGCTCAAAGTTTTTCCCTTTACACCATAGTCAAGAGTTCCAGGTACTTTGCccttttcttggattttctaAACTTCAATCTATCAGAATCTTGATTGTAGTTGCAAACTTTTTAAGTTTGGGAAGGGCATCTTTTCTTATAGAGGTTATTGTCAATTTGGTTTGGAGGATTATCATCTAAATGTTAGAGCTGTACGTTTGTTTAAGATTGTAGTTGTAAGCGCATTTGATGATGGAGAAAAATGTTTAGATactgaaaattttggaaagtgGGAGTTTGGAACATCCAAGAAAAGAGTGTGTTTATATAGAATCTGTAAGATTGCTGTGTGATTATGGAGAAACAAAGTAGTTTTCGGAGTCCCACAATGGAAAAACAGCAGAGTTTTCGTACGAGGGCGATGGAAAAGCAGAAGAGCTTTAGGGGGTTAATGGAGAAGCAGAAAAGCTTTAGGATTGCAATGGAGAGGCAACTGAGCTTTGGTGGAGACAGGAAAAAGAGCAAGGATTCACCGGGGAAGCGAGGTGATTCCCCGCTTCATCTTGCTGCACGGGCTGGGAATTTGGCGAAGGTGAAAGAAATTCTTCAGaagtttgataatattaacaatGGCGTGAAGGATTTGCTGTCGAAGCAGAACCAAGAAGGTGAGACTCCTCTGTATGTTGCGGCTGAGAATGGGCATACTTTGGTTGTTGGGGAGTTCTTGAGGCATTCGGATGCTGAAACTTCCTCTATTCCAGCCAATAATGGCTATGATCCGTTCCATGTGGCTGCGAAACAGGGTCATCTTGGTAAGTCGTTGATCCTAAGCTTTGTTATCTTAATACTTTTTATGCCCTTTTATCATCTGGAAGAAATCAAATGCGGAACAATGCATACTATACTGGTGTTAATATTAAACTTTTGTTGTAGGGTTTTCATGATGCTTGCCATAGAAAGAAATGCTAAATGTAGTATGGGGCATTTGCTTGATCTGTGGTGGGATTTCTTGTTGAGATGTCTTGTATGACTACCCTAATTATGACCTTGCTCGGTTTGGTTTTTGTTATGATCTTTAGTGGTATGGATAATGAACTTCCTTTTGTGAGGCGGAGGCTTGGATATGTTCGGCCTTTTGACCAGGACTTTAACTCGAATTGAAACTTTTATATATGAGGACTGAAGTTAAAGTTTCAGAGACAGCTATTGATATTGAAAGAGGCAATTGAATGCAGAGATGATTCGGATGTGAGAATATGGAAATCTCTTTCATTTCTTGCCTATAGTGGATTCTTTGTTTTTGCCTGTAGGTCCAGGCTTTTCAGTTGAGCTATACAAATTTAACTGAGTATTCTTCTTTATATATCCTTTGTGAAGGTTTATTTATTCCAACATTTCCATATTTCAATGCTGTTGATGTTCACTACCTCTTCATAGTTATCTAGTACAGCTTCGTCACTTAATATCTGCGGGTTGCTTTTCTCTTTACATGTCATGGACTTGCTATTCACCACTTCTGATATTAGCTTGCTACTTTCAAATCATGGTGTCAATAAGATATTCGACCGCCTACCTTGGTTCAGCGTTTCCTGAATTTTATCTTCTACCTGCAATTTGACAGCATCATCAGCATGACATGATTTGGGGAATgattagaattatttttaggGGCTTATTACTATGTCGGCGCGTTCTTATGTGCAGAATGATTTCTTAATGCAGTAATCCTTCCGTTGACTTGAACCTTTATCCCGACCCTTTTACATGGACTAACATGACCCTGTCGCAACTGGGACAATCATTTACTACTTGTTTTCTGATGCTCGACTCCTTGATTGATGAAAAATGTTCTGTGTGAAACTACAGATGTCCTGAAGGAACTGCTCCGTTTTTTCCCCAGTCTAGTCATGACCACAGATACTACCAATTCTACAGCCTTACACACAGCAGCTGCTCAGGGGCACATTGACGTAGTAAATCTGCTTCTGGACATTGATTCCAACCTGGCCAAGATTGCTCGAAACAACGGCAAGACTGTGCTTCATACGGCAGCAAGAATGGGCCGCTTGGATGTGGTGAAATCTTTGTTAGAGAAAGACCCGAGTATCGGCTTCAGGACTGACAGAAAAGGACAAACGGCATTGCACATGGCTGTAAAAGGACAGAATGTGGAGATTGTGACAGAGCTCATAAAACCTGACCCGTCTGTTTTGGGTCTGGAAGATAACAAGGGAAATACTGCACTCCATATTGCGACAAGGAAAGGCCGGAATCAGGTAGGTTaagattttgatttcctttctAGTATGATCCGTGCAATTCTAGTGAAGTGTcacatttttagaaattaatacAGAACAAATATGGTGTCTTGCATTGGCAGATTGTACAATGTCTAATATCCACTGAAGGTATCGATGTCAACGCGACTAATAGTGCTGGAGAGACACCTCTAGATATTGCTGAAAAGTTTGGAACTCCAGAACTTGTGGCCATTCTAAAGGAGGTAGGAGCTGTTCACTCCAAAGATCAGGGGAAACCCCAAAGTGCAGCAAAGCAACTCAAGCAGACTGTCAGTGACATAAAGCATGATGTTCAGTCCCAACTTCAGCAGACCCGTCAGACTGGCTTCCGGGTAAGAAAGATTGCGAAGAAAGTGAAGAAGCTTCACATTGAGGGTCTCAACAACGCCATCAATTCTGCCACAGTTGTTGCTGTTCTTATTGCTACCGTTGCTTTTGCTGCCATCTTCACCGTTCCTGGTCAATATGTTGAAGAGAAAACAGAAGGGTTTTCTTTGGGGGAAGCCCACATAGCAAACAATGCAGCTTTCATAATCTTCTTCTTGTGCGACAGCGTGGCCTTATTTATCTCCCTAGCTGTGGTCGTGGTACAGACGTCTGTCGTTGTGATAGAGGAAAAGTCAAAGAAACAACTCATGTTTGTGATAAACAAGCTCATGTGGTTGGCTTGTCTCTCCATTTCGATTGCTTTTATCTCGCTCACCTACATTGTGGTCGGATCTCACGAACGGTGGCTTGCCGTATACGCCACCGTGATTGGCAGCACGATAATGTTAACCACAATCGGCTCTATGTGCTACTGTGTTGTTAGACATAGGCTGCAAGACTCGAGGATGAGAAACATAAGGAAAGCCAGGACCCTTTCTCgttccttctctttttctatCTCGGATCCAGAGATGTACAGTGAACGATATAAGAGGATGTATGCAGTGTAGAAAACATGTTTTGCAGCAAGAAATCGCTTCTGAACTGAAGACCCCAGTTACTTGACTGGGTGCAGTAATTACTACAGCCTGCCGAGTCTGCTGATGTTGAGTTCTTCCAACTTTCCCATTGCTACGACCAAACCGAGCAGCTCCAATAGAACAGGGATCTTCGCTCTCCCAATTCCATCATTATTACTTATACAGTATCTATGTATCAGGGTAAAGTATATTGAAAAGTCCAGATTTAGCTTTTCTGGGAAGCGCTGAGAGGTGCAAGTTGTAATTGCTGTTGCctatatttgatataacaTATCATTCTAAATAAGCAATCCTGGCTTCAAATGCTCATCTTATCATTATTTGGAGATAGAATATGTTGTTTACAATGCTAAAAGGAAGCTATGTTCTTGATGTGTAACAGACGCAATCAAAGTACATAAAGCAGGGAATTCTCAGCCGTAGGAAAAATATAcactttatgtaatttcatcTCCTTGTTATGGAACAAAATCAATTTCCCTATTGCTGAACCAAAAATAGAGATTG from Sesamum indicum cultivar Zhongzhi No. 13 linkage group LG3, S_indicum_v1.0, whole genome shotgun sequence harbors:
- the LOC105158819 gene encoding ankyrin repeat-containing protein At5g02620 yields the protein MEKQSSFRSPTMEKQQSFRTRAMEKQKSFRGLMEKQKSFRIAMERQLSFGGDRKKSKDSPGKRGDSPLHLAARAGNLAKVKEILQKFDNINNGVKDLLSKQNQEGETPLYVAAENGHTLVVGEFLRHSDAETSSIPANNGYDPFHVAAKQGHLDVLKELLRFFPSLVMTTDTTNSTALHTAAAQGHIDVVNLLLDIDSNLAKIARNNGKTVLHTAARMGRLDVVKSLLEKDPSIGFRTDRKGQTALHMAVKGQNVEIVTELIKPDPSVLGLEDNKGNTALHIATRKGRNQIVQCLISTEGIDVNATNSAGETPLDIAEKFGTPELVAILKEVGAVHSKDQGKPQSAAKQLKQTVSDIKHDVQSQLQQTRQTGFRVRKIAKKVKKLHIEGLNNAINSATVVAVLIATVAFAAIFTVPGQYVEEKTEGFSLGEAHIANNAAFIIFFLCDSVALFISLAVVVVQTSVVVIEEKSKKQLMFVINKLMWLACLSISIAFISLTYIVVGSHERWLAVYATVIGSTIMLTTIGSMCYCVVRHRLQDSRMRNIRKARTLSRSFSFSISDPEMYSERYKRMYAV